A single region of the Sorghum bicolor cultivar BTx623 chromosome 9, Sorghum_bicolor_NCBIv3, whole genome shotgun sequence genome encodes:
- the LOC8066597 gene encoding ras-related protein RABA2a, with protein MAGRRAEEEYDYLFKVVLIGDSGVGKSNLLSRFTRNEFCLESKSTIGVEFATRTLHVEGKIIKAQIWDTAGQERYRAITSAYYRGALGAVLVYDVSKPTTFENISRWLKELRDHADSNIRIMLVGNKTDLRHLRAVATDDAQSFAEAEGLSYIETSALEATNVEEAFQLILGDIYRAISKKPVASDESGQGAAGGVKEGKTINVATGGDAAAEKKQCCSA; from the exons ATGGCTGGTCGGCGCGCGGAGGAGGAGTACGACTACCTGTTCAAGGTGGTGCTGATCGGGGACTCGGGCGTCGGCAAGTCCAACCTCCTCTCCCGATTCACCCGCAACGAGTTCTGCCTCGAGTCCAAGTCCACCATCGGCGTCGAGTTCGCCACACGAACACTCCAT GTTGAGGGCAAGATCATCAAGGCGCAGATTTGGGACACGGCAGGCCAGGAGCGGTACAGGGCAATCACAAGCGCCTACTACCGCGGTGCGCTGGGCGCGGTCCTGGTCTATGACGTGAGCAAGCCTACCACCTTCGAGAACATCAGCCGGTGGCTCAAGGAGCTGCGTGACCACGCCGActccaacatcagaatcatgcTCGTTGGCAACAAGACTGACTTGAGGCACCTCCGAGCTGTCGCCACCGATGATGCGCAGAGCTTCGCCGAGGCAGAAGGTCTGTCCTACATCGAGACGTCCGCGCTGGAGGCAACCAACGTGGAGGAGGCATTCCAACTGATCCTGGGTGACATTTACCGGGCCATCAGCAAGAAGCCTGTGGCATCAGATGAGTCTGGCCAGGGTGCTGCTGGAGGCGTCAAGGAAGGTAAGACCATCAATGTGGCGACTGGTGGCGATGCCGCTGCTGAGAAGAAGCAATGCTGCTCAGCTTAG
- the LOC8065289 gene encoding ras-related protein RABD2c produces the protein MASGIEYDYLFKLLLIGDSSVGKSCLLLRFADDSFVDTYISTIGVDFKIRTVDLDGKTVKLQIWDTAGQERFRTITSSYYRGAHGIIIVYDVTDMESFNNIKQWLSEIDRYASDNVCKLLVGNKCDLVDSKVVETEKAKAFADSLGIPFIETSAKESINVEEAFLTMSSEIKKRMATQPTVERRPTVHVHMKGQPIQQKSSCCSS, from the exons ATGGCCAGCGGCATCGAGTA CGACTACCTCTTCAAGCTGCTCCTCATCGGCGACTCCTCCGTCGGCAAGTcctgcctcctcctccgcttcgCC GATGATTCGTTCGTTGACACCTACATCAGTACCATCGGCGTTGATTTC AAAATCCGCACTGTCGACCTCGATGGAAAGACTGTCAAGCTACAGATT TGGGACACAGCAGGCCAAGAAAGGTTCAGGACAATTACAAGCAGTTACTACCGAGGAGCTCATGGAATCATT ATCGTGTATGATGTGACAGACATGGAGAGCTTCAATAACATCAAGCAGTGGCTGAGTGAGATTGATAGGTATGCCAGTGACAACGTTTGCAAGCTGCTAGTTGGGAACAAGTGTGATTTGGTTGACAGTAAGGTTGTTGAGACTGAAAAGGCAAAG GCTTTTGCAGATTCGTTAGGAATTCCCTTTATCGAGACAAGTGCAAAGGAATCCATCAATGTGGAGGAAGCTTTCCTGACCATGTCATCAGAAATCAAGAAAAG GATGGCAACCCAACCAACCGTGGAGAGGAGACCCACCGTCCATGTTCACATGAAAGGGCAGCCAATACAGCAGAAGAGCAGCTGCTGCTCATCATAG